In one Grus americana isolate bGruAme1 chromosome 1, bGruAme1.mat, whole genome shotgun sequence genomic region, the following are encoded:
- the ELK3 gene encoding ETS domain-containing protein Elk-3, with the protein MESAITLWQFLLQLLLDQKHEHLICWTSNDGEFKLLKAEEVAKLWGLRKNKTNMNYDKLSRALRYYYDKNIIKKVIGQKFVYKFVSFPEILKMDPHAVEISRESLLLQDSDCKMPSESRDQHKHSLSALKSTSRNEYIHSGLYSSFTINSLQNQPDPYKPIKTEKLEEKSEGSTPVEEVRTVIRFVTNKTDKQVMRPMVSLPSTSETAAASAFLSSSVSAKISSLMLPNSASISSPSSSSSRSPSLSPTSPLPAEHRSLFLESSCHDSDSLEPLNLSSGSKAKSPSLPPKAKKPKGLEISAPPMVLSSTDIGSIALNSPALPSGSLTPAFFTAQTPNGLLLTPSPLLSSIHFWSSLSPVAPLSPARLQGPNTLFQFPTLLNGHIPVPLPSLDGASSPVLLSPNAQKS; encoded by the exons ATGGAGAGTGCAATCACACTGTGGCAGTTCCTTTTGCAGTTGCTGCTAGACCAGAAACATGAGCACCTGATTTGCTGGACGTCTAATGATGGCGAATTCAAGCTACTCAAGGCAGAAGAAGTGGCTAAGCTGTGGGgactcagaaaaaacaaaactaatatGAATTATGACAAGCTGAGCCGAGCGCTCAGATACTATTATGACAAG AACATCATCAAGAAAGTGATTGGACAAAAATTTGTGTACAAGTTTGTCTCCTTtcctgagattttaaaaatggatccACATGCTGTGGAAATCAGCAGAGAGAGCCTTTTGCTGCAGGACAGCGACTGTAAGATGCCTTCCGAGAGCAGGGATCAGCACAAGCACAGCTTGTCAGCACTGAAAAGCACAAGCCGTAATGAATATATCCACTCTGGCCTGTACTCTTCTTTCACTATCAACTCTCTGCAGAACCAGCCAGACCCTTACAAGccaatcaaaacagaaaaactggaGGAGAAGTCAGAAGGAAGCACACCAGTCGAAGAAGTTCGGACTGTTATAAGATTTGTgacaaacaaaacagacaaacaagTTATGAGGCCCATGGTGTCGTTGCCTTCCActtctgaaacagcagctgcctctgcttttctcaGCTCATCAGTATCAGCTAAAATATCTTCCTTAATGCTACCCAACAGTGCCAGCATTTCATCTCCGTCGTCATCTTCCTCCAGGTCACCGTCTCTGTCTCCCACCTCACCCCTCCCTGCAGAACACAGGAGCCTCTTCCTTGAGTCCAGTTGCCACGACTCAGATTCCCTTGAGCCTCTGAACCTCTCCTCAGGCTCCAAGGCAAAATCTCCATCTCTTCCCCCAAAggctaaaaaacccaaaggctTGGAAATCTCCGCCCCACCTATGGTTCTCTCCAGCACCGACATCGGTTCCATTGCCCTCAACAGCCCCGCGCTTCCGTCGGGATCCCTGACTCCAGCTTTCTTCACTGCACAG aCCCCAAATGGATTATTGCTGACCCCAAGCCCACTGCTGTCTAGCATTCATTTCTGGAGCAGCCTCAGTCCTGTTGCTCCTCTGAgtcctgccaggctgcagggaccAAACACTCTGTTCCAG TTTCCAACTCTGCTAAATGGTCACATACCAGTGCCACTCCCCAGTCTGGACGGAGCCTCTTCTCCAGTACTGCTTTCTCCTAACGCTCAGAAATCCTGA